The following nucleotide sequence is from Apium graveolens cultivar Ventura chromosome 4, ASM990537v1, whole genome shotgun sequence.
TGTGATGCGAGATTCACAAGGTGCTTTCTTAGGAGCTAGATGTTGCAGAAAGATGGGAGCGTGGTCACCTAGAGAGGCTGAAGCCATTGGTATGAAGGAAGCTCTGTCATGGGTAATTGCACGGAAAAATCAATGCTGCATCATGGAAAGTGACTCTCGGATGTTAGTACAGGCGTGTAACGGAAGTCCAGGTGAAGCTATGTTTGGAACAATAGTTGGAGATTGTATTCAGTTATTGAAGCACATAAATCCAGTGCTAGTTAGATTTACTTATCGTTCTGCGAATAGTGTGGCACATGCATTAGCGAAAGCCAACTACTCTATGTCAGGAGAAAGGGAGTGGCTTGATAGTCCCTCAGGCTTTATTTTGCATGTACTTGAAAATGATAGTATTTAAGTAATGAAAgtacattttattcaaaaaaaaatagtttattaaccattttaaattcttttttttccatgaatttctataaataattttcttaatttctaTCTCAATTTTATTACCATATAATAATTATAACAAAATGCATTATAATTGCAGATCAGTGAACACAATGTACTCTCGATGAATCATTGTTGAGAATCATCAATACAAAGTTCTTGACCCTAGCATATTTTCtagcaaataaaaaaatataatatgcGAGTTTAAATGGAATAAATGTATAGTATGTGTCTAGGTGTCCGAACATTGAAAACGTTGAAAGTTTTGATTTTTGgtcataatttttatatttataactAACCAATTATCTTTTCAGGTAAAATAcattatattttctatttttctCAACTAAAATAACTCATTTTACGAAAATACCTGTtttgtattttttaatttaactttGGTGATTAGTTAAGTTGAAATTTATAACTTGTGGTATAACTAGTATAAATATTTTCAAGACACATGAAcataatttacatattttttaattttcatattttttccAATAAAAAAAGAGCTCTAATTTTTTTTCAATCTTCTCTTTAAAGTATTAAAAAAAATAGAAGCATTCTTTTTTGAAAAATGAACAAAATATTGTATAAATTGTAAGAATTGTAAAAGGACACGATGTTCAGCTAAGGACGTGACTAGTGACAAAAGTTTCAGTTAACATGTATGCGTGTCAACTAGGTCATAATAAACTCTCACTATATAAGAACCTTTCAATCGTGTATTCTCTAAGCCATTGCCGCAAACAACTTAGTATTCTTATATATAGCGCCCCCTAGTTTGTATCTGCAGGTTTTAAGTTCCCCCCACGGAAATGCCAAAATCAAAAACTGGGGTTGACTTGATAAACTGTTCCTCGGATAATAGTCTTTATGAAGAAGGTGAGAAAGTTTGGGCTTCTTATAGTGACAAATGGTATGAGGCCAAGGTAAAACTTTGTATATTATCATGCATTTTGATGcattttaaaaatgagatttttTGTGTCAAGTCTCATTTCCATTAATTTGTAGAAATAACTGTAAAATGGCTTTTCCTCTCTTTGTATCTTTGACATTCTTTGTGGCCGTTTTTTCACAACAAAATGGGTAAAATCATGTTTCTTAATTTCTTTTATAGGTGTTGACGGTTGTTGAATCTAGCATGACAGCAAAGAGATATTTGGTTCATTATCGTGTGAGTGTTGGTTTCAGTTTGTGGATCACCTGTGAATGCACACTACAGATTTAATACTATCG
It contains:
- the LOC141720175 gene encoding uncharacterized protein LOC141720175 — its product is MEGWVKVNTDATVFQDGSVGVGCVMRDSQGAFLGARCCRKMGAWSPREAEAIGMKEALSWVIARKNQCCIMESDSRMLVQACNGSPGEAMFGTIVGDCIQLLKHINPVLVRFTYRSANSVAHALAKANYSMSGEREWLDSPSGFILHVLENDSI